In the Platichthys flesus chromosome 14, fPlaFle2.1, whole genome shotgun sequence genome, AGATTCAATACGACACCAGTGCCATTCATATGCACTGTTTCAGCCTCTTATCACATCATAAAGACACGGTTCTAAGTAGGAGGGAACATACATTCgtaacattaacacacaggCAGCTTCAGGTTTCCACCCAAATAACCGTATTACAAGTGTATTAAAAGCCTTTTAGCTAATGTCACTTTCTCTGAGTGGGTAACAACCGTACAAAACCACATTACTCGCCATTATGTCCCCCCTTTGGGTCTTCACTCTACGGACGGAGATGTTTATAACGGAAGTTGGGTCGCGCACGAGTACGTCGGTGTTTACTGTCCGACctgaaaatgttgctgtttaAAACGGGAAATATGTCGTTCGCTATTTATTGCTAAAAACTTAGCAAATACAGCGTGCATCGTTATATAAATACCCATGTTATAAAGCTAATGGATTAGCTGCAACGATTTCCTCCCCCACAACCTTGTCGCACATGAGTACGTCAGTGTTTACTGTCCGACTTGAAAATGCCGCTGCTAAAACGGGCTACAACAGCGACGGGCCACTTCTGGGGAAAGACATATTGTTAGCTTTGTGTAGCTAGCCAATAAGCTAATATAATATGCAACGTTCAGGTAACTGCAGCTTTATATTAATAGGTAATCTTGAAACACTATAAACGGCTTTAGTGCGTGTGCGACGTCCAGGGACCTGTCGTCTTTGAGATGGAGTCGAATGAGGCGACCTGTTgtgaaacatataaaaataaCCCCCTTTGACATAATGTAGGTTTTCTTACCTTATTATGAAATCGATTTAACAGCAAATAGGAGAAAAGACGCAGCTAGAAACGCTTTTGTATCTTTGTGTGCGTCGCGGTCCGGACGGTGACAGCTAACCTCGCTAACAGGCTAGCCCAGCTGTTGTTTACCATCATGGACCGGGAGGCGTACCGCAACTGCAGCAGCCTGGTCAAGATGCCCCGGCAGTCGTACGAGCAGTTCTGGTCGTCACACTTCGTGGACTACATCGACAAGGAGCTGAGCTATTCCAAGTTTTTCAAGAAATACCTGCTCCCCAATCACCCGTGCATGTTTTCCAGGAGGTTTACAGAGGACTGGAAGTGTAGAAAACAGTGGGTGACAGAGGAAGGGAAGCCTCATTTCCAGAAACTGCTGCAAGAGTTTGGTAATTAATCGTCTTCCCAGTGCATTAACTATCATGTATCATCATGCTCCTGCTGATATACATGTAATCTAAtgcatttttctcctctcttacAGATGAGACTCCCGTTCCTGTTGCAAACTGCAATGCAAAGGAGTACAATGCAAACCCCAAACAAGTAATGCCTTTCAAAGAATTTATACACTACTGGAAAGAGTACATCCAAAATGGCCACTCGTCACCTAAAGGATGTCTCTATCTTAAAGACTGGCACATGTCAAGGTGTACATTTTATTCACTTGATACTAgtctcatttttgtttttgtgaaagttGTCTGCAATATGTGTAACTGACCGCTGTGGTTTTCCCTCAGGGACTTTGCAGAACACAGTGTTTACGCCACAccagtctttttttcttccgACTGGCTCAATGAATACTGGGATACACTCGAGTTGGATGACTACCGCTTTGTTTACATGGGACCTAAAGGTTCATGGTAGGAAATATTGAACATTACATTAGCAGAGCCTGAGATCTTAGTTCCATGTGATTCAGAAGATAACGAGATTaacttttaaattttttattgtAGGACACCTTTCCACGCCGATGTGTTCCGCTCCTACAGTTGGTCAGCAAACATCTGTGGGAGGAAGAAATGGCTCCTTTATCCCCCAGGTCAGGAGGAGTTTTTACGAGACTCTCATGGCAACCTCCCTTACGACGTGACATCGTCGGAACTTCAAGACCAAGGCCTTTACCCACACTGCGAAAAAGCCTGTCAACCTCTTGAGATTATTCAAGAGGCTGGTGAAATCATCTTTGTGCCCAGTGGCTGGCATCATCAAGTTTATAATTTGGTAAGAACTGTAGAGGTAAATTAGAAGCATAGAACGACAgcaaaagtattaaaaaaaaaaagagattattTCAGATGCGCAAAACTGTTTTATTAGCATCAGCAGTTTaagattgtgtatttttttacagGAAGATACCATCTCTATTAATCACAACTGGTTGAATGGCTGCAACGTTGACATCATGTGGCAGTTCCTTCAGAATGAGCTGTCATCTGTTCAAAAAGAGATAGACGAGTGGAGAAACACGATGGATTCCTGGCATCAGCACTGTCAGGTACACATTCTTTTTTCAGATAAGATTgatctgtgtgagtctgtttgtgtgttcgccACTGTGGAAACATTCTGCTGCCCTGTATGCAAACAACAAGTAAgttatttgttgtgtgtttcaatTCAGGTCATCATGAAGGCTTGCTCTGGTATAAATTTTGCTGAATTTGCCTCGTTCCTGAAAATAATTTCTGACAACCGAATGGCCTTCCTCAACGCTTGCTCCTCCGGGGATTCCCCCGATTACCCACGGCATCTCTCGGAGACGCTTACCACACTCGGACCTTACCATGCTGCCTTCGACCTACAGAGAGTGGCTCACGTACTTGAATGTCTACTCTGCAATGAGGACTTTAAGCGGCTCGATCATTCAACACTGGCTCTGCAGCCGGAAACCATGCTACAGCAAATTCGGGACACCATTCaaaccacaagagggcagcatCTCCTTTATCAGGAATAAGATGTTCTTCGTGGTCCCGCCAATGTATAGTCACCTGGAAAGAGCTTGAAGTGCCAATTTGTTTGGAGTAAAAAAGATAATaggtgtttgtttgagtttggTTTGAGAAGTATTGCAATCTCAAATGTTGCCTGTGAATGtttgaaatagatttttttgCACTGAAAGatgaatagataaataaatttaaaaaaatacacacgtTGATTGAGACTTTTATCTTGAGATTTAAGACTTCTAATACCATATGACAGTTGGTACACGCTGTTGTATGAACCTAGAGCAAATCTTTTAACAATATCTAATAAATACTTcatattgggggggggggggatcactataaaaatctgattttattgcaaagtgaaaacaaatctcACAAATATACGTTAGTGCCAGACATCTGTAAATTTGTTTACATATTGTACTTCAGAGTTCTGTCTGCAAGTCATCTGTCACATGTGATGTATGTCACAGCCTTTAGTTAATTTCCACATCTTTAGGCCACCAGTCTGGCACAGAGACCTtaagtgtcactgtgttgtcATCAGAACATTTGAGGGTCAACACCTCGTTTGCATGAGCCGTTCGGATGAGGCTCAGACCCAGTTCTCCTATCCCTGCTCGGTACTTCCCAGCTGGCTTGCCTGACTGCGTTTGCACTGCAGCTCCTTCCTCAAGGTTTTGCAGTGGAGCTGACAAGCGCACCGGCATCAGGCGTTTCCTAATCACCCCCGTGTGATGGGTTCTGGCTGTGAGCTCCTGGCCGATGTAGCAGCCTTTGCTAAAACTGATGCCCTGCATGTAGACGAGATTTGATTCTAGTGGCAGTGCCACCCCTGGAGGGAGGTCCTTCACTCCCTCTGGAAGTCCTGGACAACAatgacagcagaggagacaaacaacatTTCAATATCACGTGTTGACACAAATCTACATTTCTCACCACATTTGTCCTCCAATGTCCTGTATGTACTTAACTACAAACCAGTCTTACCTATTGCGTAGCGATGTCTGTTATAATCCTCTGTGTCACCTTTCTGACATGATGCAATGATATCCCAAGGGTCAATTTTACTGTCCAACACCAACCTCCAGCCCATTTCCTGAGTTCGAGGATCAGCCTCCCATACCAGAGTGTTTTCAGGGGAGGACAGCTCGGGTTTGCTGGCCTCCTGGCCAGAGATGTATTGCTGGGGGAGCACCGCCCAAACAGAGAGTTCTGGACAGGGGCTAATGTTGACCTTTCTCCGAATCTTGTACACCTTCAAGTGTCTTAAGATCGAGTCCTTGACAGTAGCATCACACTCCAGGAAAATGCCATGTCCAGCATCAGCTTCTTTCAGACTGAAAGGTAAAACACCAAAGTTGAgtgcatgttaaaaaaaagagaatccacaatttattttagatttttgtgGGTGCTGGTGAACATGCCACATCAGAGCTCTTTTTTGTCATATCACATGTTTACATCCCTCGTGAAAAGAATGATTAGGAAAGGTGTTCCAgtaaagcaaaataaaatactattaAAGCATTAAATCAGTAACACTAAatcaaaataattaattatgcATTTGTTCAGGAATTACTCCAAATTTTGTtcaacattcacttggactaaCTGATACGTTTCATTGGTCAAAGGGCATCGCAAAACATGTCttggcctcttgaatgtgaATTTCGACATCCACTTGAGGGAATTTCCCCAACATTTGATCAGTTTTGAGGattacctgattcaatttgagTGGTTAAAAGGCTGTGACCACCTTATGTGAATCTGGAAAGTCCACTGGTGGTGGCGTTATTGAGGGTATTTTAAATGCTGGGGGTCATGTGAGAGGACACCGTTTCCCAGACGGTTGAGAAGAAATGATAAAACTGTATTTGAAAGTGAAGAGTGAACTGTCTCTTGTTTTGAAAGTGCCCAGTTGAAGGTGGCTTGGACAGGGAGACTTAAACCTGGAGGCTCACAGgacactcagcagcagcagcagctctctaaACAGGACACGTTGCCAACAGGCGACCACTGCCAACAAGTGCATTACACAGATAAGCGCGTGCACACACCCTGGCGCTTCCTGGGAGGTTTAAACAGCCCGCTGTCTCCCACTGTACCTGTACAACATGACGTCATACAGTGTCCTCCCTTGGACGTTCAGCATGTGCGAGTACATGGCTCCAGGTCCCGGCTCCTCCAGCAGCCCCATGTCGTTGGTTATGATCCCCTGGAGAAAGGGGCTCGTGTCCGGGCCCTGGATCTTCAGCAGGCTCCTGTGAGAGAGTTGGTGACACACAAACGGACCCGGGACAGGTGTCGTGTCCCGGCTGTACTCACACCGTCGGACTCGGGTCCCTGCTGGAGCGGAGGCTCCGGAGAGCGACGTGACGCACAAATACCGACCGGTGGCATAAACACCGAGACGTCCGCTGGATGTGAGCGCTCTGCTGGCGACGCACCAAACCGCCATGTTGTTCACTGTCTGCTGGCAGCGGTGGGGGTCACGATGTAACAGTCAGTCCGCTTCCCAAGCACCAAACGACGGCTACATAACACCGGACATGGCGTTTGACTGAGGCAAGAAGGGCTCCATTTTgaaatcccacaatgcacctcgCGATAACATTGGAACCcacgtgtgtgcgtgagagaaaAAGTGTGTGCCGTTGTGCGTGCGCGTGTAAGAGAGACAGCTTGTGTCCGTGTGCGAGAgggactctgtgtgtttggggggggggggggggggggggctgcgtgagataaagagagagagagagagagagtgtgtgtgccaTGTGTATtttgaggaccagtttgagacTGCAACCGAGTGGGGATATCTTAGCTGGTCCTCACTTTCTGGCCCCGGTAATGGACTATATGGGGGATAAGACTTGTTTTTTGGGTTAGGtcagaattaggtttaggttagagtTGGGCATTTGGTTGGGATAGTTAAGGTGAGGTTAAGAGTCAAgggcagaggtcttcaacagggtgTCCGcaacccctagggggtccgcagaggtactgcagggggttGCGACATTTTTggtatttcttttttcaaccaattttttccccatgaatttaaatgtctttcaaTATACATTAAACATTCAGACCTGAAAACACCCACCCTGATacactgtgatttattttaatatttgcttTAATTGCTGCACCATTCTATGGAGCCCCTTAAGTCCTGAAtgttaaaatctttatttatttattttgttgtgcaCACATCTGCGTAGTAAAGACAAAAACGAGAACAGTAGGTTACATATACAACTTTTAAGTGAACTCGATTATACACAAAACGCACAAAATACTAAGACTCTGCGTCATTTTCATCACATCAGCATATTGCTTAGATAGATATGCACATTCTAATGAAGcacaatgtaaaacaatttaaaaccatacccAACAATTGCTCTTATCAGTGGGTTACTGAACAATATAGCATCCATAAACGATTCATTATCTATTATTGAATTGCAGTTCATGAAGTGAACAAAATGTTGTACTAAAAATACCCCCCTATTTTTAATGAGTTAAATTATGTTATAACAGCAAAGATTTCGTCAAAGCGTATGCAGAGGAAACTGATATTATGGTTCCATAACCTTTCTAAGAGAAATTAATACAGGCTCCACTTAAATTTCACTTTCGATGCCCCCAATTCAAAATTCTGCTGTGATTAAGTGTGTGGTATTTATTTAAGCATAGAGGAAAAAAATGACAGAGAAAAGTATCAGTGTGACCTCTGattatacacaaaacacacacaattatcaGTCATAGCTTCAAGACAAAGTAAATACCATTatgtaataattattataaataattaagGTCTACAAGCTTCATTATTATCGCATCAGCATATGGCCTCAGATAATCCTAAACTTATGTCCACTTCTGGTAGGTTTCCTGCCCTGAGGAATATATTCAGTGCTGGTAAGGGATTAACTACTTCTTGTTAATCATAATGGCGAAACGCTGACGAGGCAGCATATGATGCACTAAAATGTCATACAAACCATGCAGTGCTCATTAACCCTTATGAAATACAGATGAAAAGGTacaaacaataaacatgcaGACCCATCTGTAGTTACTGGACAACATATGTACCtttttaaaaggtaaaatattgaaaagtttgtttttacaaaacTCAAGGAAAAGGCCATATCACAACATAAAACTACAAATATATGAAATCTAGATTCATTTTTTGAAACAAAGCTAGTGCAATTGCATGTGGTGTCCTTGATTTGTTAATGGCAAGTAGACTGTGGAAATGAATATAATGTTAACTATAGCTATACTTAGTCATAGGCTCTGCTTGGGAGTGGAAACAATGACTTTGAAACTTATTTGTAAAATGGTGATAAGGTTTGTTGTGTATAGAATAAAATTAAACTCTGAGTTTATTCCAAGTGGCATTTCATATCTATCTGTATATAAAGGCACAGAAAACGGTTGGTTGTCTCCAAAAGTAATTTTGGGAATCTGAAAACACCAACCCTGATAAAAAGGTGTCTTACTTAATATTTGCTTTAATTGCTTAACCTTTCTATGGAGCCACTGAAGTCCTGAAAGTTaaaatctttattcattttttttgttgagcaCAGAAAGTTAATATCTGTTTAGTAAtgacaagaaaaaagaacattAGGTTACATTAAGAGCTTTCAAGAGTTTGTTAATTTTGAGGGAAAACAGTGTATTCGGTGATAGGCCTATTCATTAgttgtttatattgctctatagtATATCCAGTCTATATAGTCATCAGACTAGAGacgagacagaaagaaaacatcacttGTTAGAGAAAGTAAGATCAAGACTTTGCAAGCCTCCTTTAACGAAACAACATAAAGAAATAAGAATATAGAATGAAGAACTTTCAGAGAAATACATGGGAAACCAGAAGAATAACTACTTCCTGTTAATCATAATGGCGAAACGCTGACGAGGCAACATATGATGCACTAAAATGTCATACAAACCTTGCAGTGCTCATTAACCCTCATGAAATACAGAAGAAAAGGTacaaacaataaacatgcaGACCCAACTGTAGTTACTGAACAACATATGTACCTTATTAaaaggt is a window encoding:
- the jmjd4 gene encoding 2-oxoglutarate and iron-dependent oxygenase JMJD4 isoform X2, with translation MDREAYRNCSSLVKMPRQSYEQFWSSHFVDYIDKELSYSKFFKKYLLPNHPCMFSRRFTEDWKCRKQWVTEEGKPHFQKLLQEFDETPVPVANCNAKEYNANPKQVMPFKEFIHYWKEYIQNGHSSPKGCLYLKDWHMSRDFAEHSVYATPVFFSSDWLNEYWDTLELDDYRFVYMGPKGSWTPFHADVFRSYSWSANICGRKKWLLYPPGQEEFLRDSHGNLPYDVTSSELQDQGLYPHCEKACQPLEIIQEAGEIIFVPSGWHHQVYNLEDTISINHNWLNGCNVDIMWQFLQNELSSVQKEIDEWRNTMDSWHQHCQVIMKACSGINFAEFASFLKIISDNRMAFLNACSSGDSPDYPRHLSETLTTLGPYHAAFDLQRVAHVLECLLCNEDFKRLDHSTLALQPETMLQQIRDTIQTTRGQHLLYQE
- the jmjd4 gene encoding 2-oxoglutarate and iron-dependent oxygenase JMJD4 isoform X1 — its product is MDREAYRNCSSLVKMPRQSYEQFWSSHFVDYIDKELSYSKFFKKYLLPNHPCMFSRRFTEDWKCRKQWVTEEGKPHFQKLLQEFDETPVPVANCNAKEYNANPKQVMPFKEFIHYWKEYIQNGHSSPKGCLYLKDWHMSRDFAEHSVYATPVFFSSDWLNEYWDTLELDDYRFVYMGPKGSWTPFHADVFRSYSWSANICGRKKWLLYPPGQEEFLRDSHGNLPYDVTSSELQDQGLYPHCEKACQPLEIIQEAGEIIFVPSGWHHQVYNLEDTISINHNWLNGCNVDIMWQFLQNELSSVQKEIDEWRNTMDSWHQHCQVHILFSDKIDLCESVCVFATVETFCCPVCKQQVSYLLCVSIQVIMKACSGINFAEFASFLKIISDNRMAFLNACSSGDSPDYPRHLSETLTTLGPYHAAFDLQRVAHVLECLLCNEDFKRLDHSTLALQPETMLQQIRDTIQTTRGQHLLYQE
- the jmjd4 gene encoding 2-oxoglutarate and iron-dependent oxygenase JMJD4 isoform X3, whose product is MATRHLKDVSILKTGTCQEHSVYATPVFFSSDWLNEYWDTLELDDYRFVYMGPKGSWTPFHADVFRSYSWSANICGRKKWLLYPPGQEEFLRDSHGNLPYDVTSSELQDQGLYPHCEKACQPLEIIQEAGEIIFVPSGWHHQVYNLEDTISINHNWLNGCNVDIMWQFLQNELSSVQKEIDEWRNTMDSWHQHCQVHILFSDKIDLCESVCVFATVETFCCPVCKQQVSYLLCVSIQVIMKACSGINFAEFASFLKIISDNRMAFLNACSSGDSPDYPRHLSETLTTLGPYHAAFDLQRVAHVLECLLCNEDFKRLDHSTLALQPETMLQQIRDTIQTTRGQHLLYQE
- the iba57 gene encoding putative transferase CAF17 homolog, mitochondrial encodes the protein MAVWCVASRALTSSGRLGVYATGRYLCVTSLSGASAPAGTRVRRCEYSRDTTPVPGPFVCHQLSHRSLLKIQGPDTSPFLQGIITNDMGLLEEPGPGAMYSHMLNVQGRTLYDVMLYSLKEADAGHGIFLECDATVKDSILRHLKVYKIRRKVNISPCPELSVWAVLPQQYISGQEASKPELSSPENTLVWEADPRTQEMGWRLVLDSKIDPWDIIASCQKGDTEDYNRHRYAIGLPEGVKDLPPGVALPLESNLVYMQGISFSKGCYIGQELTARTHHTGVIRKRLMPVRLSAPLQNLEEGAAVQTQSGKPAGKYRAGIGELGLSLIRTAHANEVLTLKCSDDNTVTLKVSVPDWWPKDVEIN